One Deinococcus sp. LM3 genomic region harbors:
- a CDS encoding GGDEF domain-containing protein produces the protein MNVRTSPFLPAYWWWGGVCLTAGLCGTVLTLLLTDQPGPVLLFSGLMRAAALLLLALAAVRAPPDLRGVFRRLLAATLMYVAGEAAFVLTSSSMAVSTGEPGLPDLLYLAFYPLVLWALQSLRGGRPLPLMSRLNILATTLTIVLPLYVVLVQASPEQRQLAWWTGALYPALDAWVLSTLLALLFTRRRLPLIVLPLVTGVLLIVVGDMAYVILSARGQYSPLHPVTALWTAAMGAFGLSALRALTLTTDPEWNRPAWVPALVQAGPYVALGVATLTWALISHGEAVENVTFGGIMALTALLLARQELLGVRQRRLTTRLRSTAQALQGSRRDLWRQLHTDDLTGLPNRRACLDRLDSWLTQNPARTDVGVLFLDLDGFKNVNDGYGHAAGDEVLRTVGYRLTELAGQEPDLLPARLSGDEFALVFLGTPERGEALAGQIAALIARPITLPDGQTLTTAGSLGQMHSALTAGVTTSALLSGADHAMYRVKRDRKAQRPVPHAPTLFD, from the coding sequence ATGAACGTCCGCACCTCCCCCTTCCTGCCAGCCTACTGGTGGTGGGGAGGAGTGTGCCTGACGGCCGGACTGTGCGGAACGGTTCTCACGCTGCTGCTGACGGACCAGCCCGGCCCGGTCCTGCTGTTCTCGGGACTGATGCGGGCGGCGGCGCTGCTGCTGCTGGCCCTGGCCGCCGTCCGCGCCCCGCCGGACCTGCGGGGCGTGTTCCGCCGCCTGCTGGCCGCCACGCTGATGTACGTGGCGGGCGAGGCCGCCTTCGTGCTGACCTCGTCGTCCATGGCCGTCTCGACAGGAGAGCCGGGGCTGCCGGACCTGCTGTACCTGGCGTTCTACCCGCTGGTCCTGTGGGCACTCCAGTCCCTGCGGGGCGGGCGTCCGCTGCCGCTGATGTCACGCCTGAACATCCTGGCGACCACCCTGACCATCGTGTTGCCGCTGTACGTCGTGCTGGTGCAGGCCTCGCCGGAGCAGCGGCAGCTGGCGTGGTGGACGGGCGCGCTGTACCCGGCGCTGGACGCCTGGGTCCTGAGTACGCTGCTGGCCCTGCTGTTCACCCGCCGCCGCCTGCCCCTGATCGTCCTGCCACTCGTCACGGGCGTCCTGCTGATCGTGGTGGGCGACATGGCGTACGTGATCCTGAGCGCCCGCGGGCAGTACTCGCCCCTGCATCCCGTCACGGCGCTGTGGACGGCCGCCATGGGCGCCTTCGGCCTGTCGGCCCTGCGGGCCCTGACCCTCACCACCGACCCGGAATGGAACCGGCCCGCCTGGGTACCGGCACTGGTGCAGGCCGGACCGTACGTGGCGCTGGGAGTCGCGACCCTCACCTGGGCGCTGATCTCGCATGGGGAAGCGGTGGAGAACGTGACCTTCGGCGGCATCATGGCCCTCACGGCGCTGCTGCTGGCCCGGCAGGAACTGCTGGGGGTCCGCCAGCGCCGCCTGACCACCCGGCTGCGCAGCACCGCGCAGGCCCTTCAGGGCAGCCGCCGGGACCTGTGGCGGCAACTGCACACCGACGACCTGACCGGCCTGCCCAACCGCCGCGCGTGCCTGGACCGCCTGGACAGCTGGCTGACGCAGAATCCCGCCAGAACCGACGTGGGCGTGCTGTTCCTGGACCTGGACGGGTTCAAGAACGTGAACGACGGGTACGGGCACGCCGCCGGTGACGAGGTGCTGCGCACGGTCGGATACCGCCTGACGGAACTGGCCGGGCAGGAACCCGACCTGCTGCCCGCCCGCCTGAGCGGCGACGAGTTCGCGCTGGTGTTCCTGGGCACCCCCGAGCGTGGCGAGGCGCTGGCCGGGCAGATCGCGGCGCTGATCGCGCGGCCCATCACCCTGCCGGACGGGCAGACCCTCACGACCGCCGGATCGCTGGGGCAGATGCACAGCGCCCTGACGGCCGGCGTGACCACCAGCGCCCTGCTGTCCGGCGCGGATCACGCCATGTACCGCGTGAAACGCGACCGTAAGGCGCAGCGGCCCGTCCCGCACGCCCCCACCCTGTTCGACTGA
- a CDS encoding aminotransferase class V-fold PLP-dependent enzyme, which translates to MTDTPRPDAHPAEPWSYETTAVQSSIPRGLGQTIGFPIHAAAAFQFDTLEEAQSEFQYNTGLSYARLQNPTVRALEDRLTTLEGGAATVAVASGQAATLTAILSVCRAGDHVVSASSLFGGTTGMLGNILPLMGITATLVENTPDAVRAAMQPNTRLVWAEMISNPAGDIADIRAFADIAHAHGALLAIDNTCGGVGFLARPLAHGADIVSQSLTKWAGGHGSVLGGAVTVGTGHDLTRNPIYTDGGEQSILNVRGDAALAWRQRWFGAHQLGMTLAPHSAFLIAQGLETLALRLERESATALGLAQWLEAHPRVGKVSYPGLPSHPHHHLAQTYLRGGQGAVLTFEVPDPSAFLSRVRVLRIAPNLGDVRTLVVHPWTTTHARVPEAARHAAGVTPLTIRMSVGVEALTDLKADIEQAL; encoded by the coding sequence ATGACCGACACGCCCCGCCCGGACGCCCACCCCGCCGAACCCTGGAGTTACGAGACGACTGCCGTGCAGAGCAGCATTCCGCGCGGGCTGGGGCAGACCATCGGCTTCCCGATCCATGCGGCCGCCGCGTTCCAGTTCGACACGCTGGAAGAAGCGCAGAGCGAATTTCAGTACAACACGGGCCTCAGTTACGCCCGCCTTCAGAACCCGACCGTGCGGGCGCTCGAAGACCGCCTGACCACCCTGGAGGGCGGCGCGGCCACCGTGGCCGTGGCGAGCGGGCAGGCGGCCACCCTGACCGCGATTCTCAGCGTGTGTCGCGCGGGCGATCACGTGGTGTCGGCGTCCAGTCTGTTCGGCGGGACGACCGGGATGCTGGGTAACATCTTGCCGCTGATGGGCATCACGGCCACGCTGGTCGAGAACACCCCGGACGCCGTGCGGGCCGCCATGCAACCCAACACCCGCCTCGTGTGGGCCGAGATGATCAGCAACCCCGCCGGGGACATCGCGGACATCCGTGCTTTCGCGGACATCGCGCACGCGCACGGGGCGCTGCTGGCCATCGACAACACCTGCGGCGGCGTGGGCTTCCTGGCCCGGCCGCTCGCGCACGGCGCGGACATCGTCAGTCAGTCCCTGACCAAGTGGGCGGGCGGGCACGGCAGCGTGCTGGGCGGGGCCGTCACGGTCGGCACCGGGCACGACCTGACCCGCAATCCCATCTACACGGACGGCGGCGAGCAGAGCATCCTGAACGTGCGCGGCGACGCGGCCCTCGCGTGGCGGCAACGCTGGTTCGGCGCGCACCAGCTGGGCATGACGCTGGCCCCGCACAGCGCGTTCCTGATCGCGCAGGGCCTCGAAACCCTCGCCCTGCGACTGGAACGCGAGAGCGCGACCGCGCTGGGCCTCGCGCAGTGGCTCGAGGCGCACCCGCGCGTCGGGAAGGTCAGTTACCCCGGCCTGCCCAGCCACCCGCACCACCACCTCGCCCAGACGTACCTGCGCGGCGGGCAGGGCGCGGTCCTGACCTTCGAGGTTCCGGACCCCAGCGCGTTCCTGTCACGTGTGCGGGTGCTGCGCATCGCCCCGAACCTGGGGGACGTGCGCACCCTGGTCGTGCACCCCTGGACGACCACGCACGCCCGCGTGCCCGAGGCGGCCCGCCACGCCGCCGGGGTCACGCCGCTCACCATCCGCATGAGCGTGGGCGTCGAGGCCCTGACCGACCTGAAAGCGGACATCGAGCAGGCGCTGTAA
- a CDS encoding NUDIX domain-containing protein, whose product MSGPPDPFTTLPARPAATLSVGVSVLVQDEHGRVLLQRRGDDGRWGTPGGHLNPGESFLQAAQRELFEETGLICPDLHLLPLPDALIDGPAFRISTPRGDRYQVGLRTRGTLSAAALDLAAPDDSGETLALAWFPLTDLPPLSGAINVASLNLLRREQGLPELPQPPA is encoded by the coding sequence ATGTCCGGCCCACCCGACCCCTTCACCACCCTCCCGGCCCGCCCGGCCGCCACGCTGTCCGTGGGCGTCAGCGTCCTCGTGCAGGACGAGCACGGGCGCGTGCTGCTGCAACGGCGCGGCGACGACGGCCGGTGGGGCACGCCCGGCGGGCACCTGAACCCCGGCGAGAGTTTCCTGCAGGCCGCGCAGCGCGAACTGTTCGAGGAGACCGGCCTGATCTGCCCGGACCTGCACCTGCTGCCCCTCCCGGACGCCCTGATCGACGGCCCCGCCTTCCGCATCAGCACGCCGCGCGGCGACCGCTATCAGGTGGGCCTGCGCACGCGCGGCACCCTCAGCGCCGCCGCGCTGGACCTCGCCGCGCCCGACGACAGCGGCGAAACACTGGCCCTCGCGTGGTTCCCGCTGACCGACCTGCCGCCCCTGAGCGGCGCGATCAATGTCGCCAGCCTGAACCTGCTGCGCCGCGAGCAGGGCCTGCCAGAACTGCCCCAGCCCCCGGCCTAG
- a CDS encoding YccF domain-containing protein, giving the protein MNDDNFSLRKVSTEEITSVPSTELISAPSTEITSPASSTAPAAGSEIGAVPSSFSPQRAQTDPQAALRARIEAEELAKFQEEQMRAEIRMRMTGQQAPATPAPVIVNITNTSSSVSTATANVAAVSNVRQHPSTIIRLLYFLFIGWWAGFIWVGVALLLCISVIGLPIGLLMLSRALDSFIL; this is encoded by the coding sequence ATGAACGACGACAATTTTTCACTACGTAAAGTTTCCACAGAAGAAATCACTTCCGTACCGTCTACTGAACTGATTTCTGCTCCCAGCACTGAGATCACCTCACCAGCTTCCAGCACTGCTCCGGCAGCAGGAAGTGAAATCGGTGCTGTGCCGTCGTCATTCTCCCCTCAACGTGCCCAGACAGATCCCCAGGCTGCTCTGCGCGCCCGCATCGAAGCTGAAGAACTGGCCAAATTTCAGGAAGAGCAGATGCGCGCCGAGATTCGTATGCGTATGACTGGGCAGCAGGCGCCCGCTACGCCCGCGCCAGTTATCGTCAACATCACCAACACGAGCAGTAGTGTCTCAACTGCCACGGCGAATGTGGCGGCTGTCAGCAATGTTCGTCAGCATCCTTCAACAATTATCCGCCTCCTGTACTTCCTCTTCATCGGTTGGTGGGCTGGTTTCATCTGGGTGGGCGTGGCGCTTCTGCTGTGTATCAGCGTGATCGGGCTTCCCATTGGCCTGCTGATGCTCAGCCGCGCTCTGGATTCCTTCATCCTGTAG
- a CDS encoding creatininase family protein, which yields MRIEDMNWAMVAETLRTEDRCVLPLGCTEQHATLSLATDTRLAARVAAEAADGLGVPVFPALPYGVTPSFTAYPGTVSLRVGTYLALLDDLLSGLHAQGFRRILIVNGHGGNSPGQGWLGEWLARHPDARVQWHNWWNAPRTWAAVQATDELASHASWMENFPWTRLEGVAAPEERKPMVDVAALRQLPPALVRERLGDGNYGGLHRRPDREMQRIWQEAVAETRALLQGGWA from the coding sequence ATGCGGATCGAGGACATGAACTGGGCCATGGTGGCCGAGACGCTGCGCACCGAGGACCGTTGCGTGCTGCCGCTGGGCTGCACCGAGCAGCACGCGACCCTGAGTCTGGCGACCGACACGCGCCTCGCCGCGCGGGTGGCGGCCGAGGCCGCTGACGGGCTGGGCGTGCCGGTATTCCCGGCGCTGCCGTACGGGGTGACGCCGTCGTTCACGGCGTACCCGGGCACCGTGAGTCTGCGGGTGGGCACGTACCTGGCGTTGCTGGACGACCTGCTGTCCGGCCTGCACGCCCAGGGGTTCCGGCGGATTCTGATCGTGAACGGGCATGGGGGGAACTCGCCGGGGCAGGGGTGGCTGGGGGAGTGGCTGGCGCGGCATCCGGACGCGCGGGTGCAGTGGCATAACTGGTGGAACGCGCCGCGCACCTGGGCGGCCGTGCAGGCGACCGACGAACTGGCGAGTCACGCGAGCTGGATGGAGAACTTCCCCTGGACGCGCCTGGAGGGCGTGGCGGCCCCCGAGGAGCGCAAACCCATGGTGGACGTGGCGGCCCTGCGGCAACTGCCGCCCGCGCTGGTGCGGGAGCGGCTGGGCGACGGGAATTACGGCGGGCTGCACCGCCGCCCGGACCGGGAGATGCAGCGCATCTGGCAGGAGGCCGTCGCGGAGACGCGCGCCCTGCTTCAGGGAGGCTGGGCGTGA
- a CDS encoding NUDIX domain-containing protein — translation MQLRAVWGNRPLMAASAGALIQDEHGRVLLQRRGDDGLWGEPGGALEPGESFLTGARRELFEETGLDCPNLTLLPLPEGLQDGPELFHRYPNGHEIYIIGMRAHGTLNAAALKHAAPDDSGETLELQWFPLDALPDLSNNANRASMNVLRARAGLPPMPLAPTPPAPPVGNFLMDLRRVIGPRPWFAPGSNVLITDDQGRLLLLRHGHTRLWTLPGGSLEPGETFAQTAARELFEETGLHAAHLKPLRMFAGPEYRFTYPNGHVVDFVSVLYRAHGVTGTLTPQPGEVLEVGWFSRDDLPPEEELSGELIRANLRWWRTHG, via the coding sequence ATGCAACTGCGGGCCGTGTGGGGCAACCGTCCCCTGATGGCGGCGTCGGCGGGCGCGTTGATTCAGGACGAGCACGGGCGGGTGCTCCTGCAACGCCGGGGTGATGACGGCCTGTGGGGCGAACCGGGCGGCGCGCTGGAACCCGGCGAGAGCTTCCTGACCGGCGCGCGACGCGAACTGTTCGAGGAGACCGGCCTGGACTGCCCGAACCTGACGCTGCTGCCGCTGCCCGAGGGGCTTCAGGACGGCCCGGAGCTGTTCCACCGCTACCCGAACGGGCACGAGATCTACATCATCGGGATGCGCGCGCACGGCACCCTGAACGCCGCCGCGCTGAAGCACGCCGCGCCGGACGACAGCGGCGAGACGCTGGAACTCCAGTGGTTCCCGCTGGACGCCCTGCCGGACCTCAGCAACAACGCCAACCGCGCCAGCATGAACGTCCTGCGTGCCCGCGCGGGCCTCCCGCCCATGCCCCTGGCCCCCACGCCACCCGCGCCGCCGGTCGGGAACTTCCTGATGGACTTACGGCGCGTGATCGGCCCGCGCCCCTGGTTCGCGCCCGGCTCGAACGTCCTCATCACCGACGACCAGGGGCGCCTCCTGCTGCTGCGGCACGGGCACACCCGCCTGTGGACGCTCCCCGGCGGCAGCCTGGAACCCGGCGAGACCTTCGCCCAGACCGCCGCGCGGGAACTGTTCGAGGAGACCGGCCTGCACGCCGCCCACCTGAAACCGCTGCGCATGTTCGCCGGACCCGAGTACCGCTTCACGTACCCCAACGGACACGTCGTGGACTTCGTGTCGGTCCTGTACCGCGCCCACGGCGTCACCGGCACCCTCACCCCCCAGCCCGGCGAGGTGCTGGAGGTCGGCTGGTTCAGCCGGGATGACCTTCCCCCCGAGGAGGAACTGAGCGGCGAACTGATCCGCGCGAACCTCCGCTGGTGGCGCACGCACGGCTGA
- a CDS encoding phenylalanine--tRNA ligase subunit beta: MKIPYSWLKELVPGLPVVSELEPIFAQLGLPLEGVEEVPAPPAGVLLVAVKAAEAMPGTQLTRLTLDVGEHGEKVIASGAGNAVGLPAGTMLALVSPGTELGGMTYGVRALQGVESWGMAASAKELGLGESAAGLMLFPAGTAKPGTPMRELWAADHVLDVEVTPNRADVLSALGLARDLAAFLKLELVQPPAGPQAVGEGEIRVSLPPKGIRIERDPTQKLRFGCDRFVARTVSGLRNGPSPLWMQRRVTLSGMRSIDLIVDTSNYVMLELGQPTALYDRRDVRGDQILVAFGLRQGERVRDLMGGEHEVGPEDLLILDGAQPEVSTVAEAFETAKQPKVGDTVLGIAGIMGGDHGHVRADTTDVVVEVAHFDPVLLRRTSTRLGLKTDAVYRYERGVDPLLPERAAARLVGLLGDAGGQVHPGATVVGDPEIPGRIEATGEQIRALLGMPVDTDEMRGILTRLGCVVEGEGDTLSALPPSWRVDMAIWQDLAEEVARLHGFVHLPESLPTLRVHESNIGAEKPGVARATLRRTLAGLGAQEVVTYTFTSDEEAGKARTERPGVRLRNPLTADRTGLRTALYPSLVKAAQAHAKGDRVLIFEMGRIFPASGETERVGLLMRGPLAPRTDQAGVAGDFRAFKGLVESLAGTLGASFELRQMGGTSVANQLEVLSGHRKDAPQALHPGIAGEVIWNGQSVGWLGALHPEIAQAFGLKGDTFLMEAALPLPGREWAFRDPSRAPAAWRDLAVITPTGVSYGEIAALLREHGGTLLESVEPFDVFTGEQIGAGNRSVAVRLVFRGDRTLTDAEVDPVMDALMTAVRAQGWNIREK, translated from the coding sequence ATGAAAATTCCGTATTCGTGGTTGAAGGAACTGGTGCCGGGTCTGCCGGTCGTGTCGGAGCTGGAGCCGATTTTCGCGCAGCTGGGTCTGCCGCTGGAGGGTGTGGAGGAGGTGCCGGCGCCGCCGGCGGGGGTGCTGCTGGTGGCGGTGAAGGCGGCCGAGGCGATGCCGGGCACGCAGCTGACGCGCCTGACGCTGGATGTCGGTGAGCACGGCGAGAAGGTCATCGCGTCGGGTGCGGGGAACGCGGTGGGGCTGCCGGCGGGGACGATGCTGGCGCTGGTGTCGCCGGGCACGGAGCTGGGCGGCATGACGTACGGCGTGCGGGCCTTGCAGGGCGTGGAGTCGTGGGGCATGGCAGCCAGCGCGAAGGAGCTGGGCCTGGGCGAGAGCGCGGCGGGCCTGATGCTGTTCCCGGCCGGGACGGCGAAACCGGGGACGCCCATGCGGGAGCTGTGGGCGGCGGATCACGTGCTGGACGTGGAGGTCACCCCGAACCGCGCGGACGTGCTGAGCGCGCTGGGGCTGGCGCGGGATCTGGCGGCGTTCCTGAAACTGGAACTGGTGCAGCCCCCGGCCGGGCCGCAGGCGGTGGGGGAGGGCGAGATCCGCGTGTCCCTGCCGCCCAAGGGCATCCGCATCGAGCGGGACCCGACGCAGAAGCTGCGCTTCGGCTGCGACCGCTTCGTGGCCCGCACCGTCAGTGGGCTGCGGAACGGCCCGTCGCCGCTGTGGATGCAGCGCCGCGTGACCCTGTCCGGCATGCGCTCCATTGACCTGATCGTGGATACCAGCAACTACGTGATGCTGGAACTGGGTCAGCCGACGGCGCTGTACGACCGGCGGGACGTGCGCGGCGATCAGATTCTCGTGGCGTTCGGGCTGCGGCAGGGCGAGCGGGTGCGGGACCTGATGGGCGGCGAGCACGAGGTCGGCCCGGAGGACCTGCTGATCCTCGACGGCGCGCAGCCCGAGGTGTCCACCGTCGCGGAGGCGTTCGAGACCGCAAAGCAGCCCAAAGTGGGGGATACGGTGCTGGGCATCGCGGGCATCATGGGTGGCGACCACGGGCACGTGCGGGCCGACACGACGGACGTGGTGGTCGAGGTCGCGCACTTCGACCCGGTGCTGCTGCGCCGCACGAGCACCCGCCTGGGCCTCAAGACCGACGCCGTGTACCGCTACGAGCGCGGCGTGGACCCCCTGCTGCCCGAACGCGCGGCGGCCCGCTTGGTGGGCCTGCTGGGCGACGCGGGCGGGCAGGTGCACCCCGGCGCGACCGTCGTGGGCGACCCCGAGATCCCCGGCCGGATCGAGGCGACGGGCGAGCAGATCCGCGCGCTGCTGGGCATGCCCGTGGACACCGACGAGATGCGCGGCATCCTCACCCGCCTGGGCTGCGTCGTGGAAGGGGAGGGGGATACCCTGAGCGCCCTGCCACCTTCGTGGCGGGTGGACATGGCCATCTGGCAGGACCTCGCCGAGGAGGTCGCGCGCCTGCACGGCTTCGTGCATCTCCCCGAGAGCCTCCCCACCCTGCGCGTGCATGAAAGCAACATCGGCGCGGAGAAGCCCGGCGTGGCCCGCGCGACCCTGCGCCGCACCCTGGCCGGACTGGGCGCGCAGGAGGTCGTCACGTACACCTTCACCAGCGACGAGGAAGCCGGGAAGGCCCGCACCGAGCGGCCCGGCGTGCGCCTGCGCAACCCCCTGACCGCCGACCGCACCGGGCTGCGCACCGCGCTGTACCCCAGCCTCGTGAAGGCCGCGCAGGCCCACGCGAAAGGCGACCGCGTGCTGATCTTCGAGATGGGCCGCATCTTCCCCGCCAGCGGCGAGACCGAACGCGTCGGCCTCCTGATGCGCGGACCGCTGGCACCCCGCACCGATCAGGCGGGCGTCGCCGGGGACTTCCGGGCGTTCAAGGGCCTCGTCGAATCGCTGGCGGGCACCCTGGGCGCCAGCTTCGAACTGCGCCAGATGGGTGGTACAAGCGTCGCGAATCAACTGGAAGTGTTGTCGGGGCACCGTAAGGACGCCCCACAAGCCCTGCACCCCGGCATCGCGGGCGAGGTCATCTGGAACGGGCAGAGCGTCGGCTGGCTCGGCGCGCTGCACCCCGAGATCGCCCAGGCGTTCGGCCTCAAGGGCGACACCTTCCTCATGGAAGCCGCGCTGCCCCTGCCGGGCCGCGAGTGGGCGTTCCGCGACCCCAGCCGCGCCCCCGCCGCGTGGCGTGACCTCGCCGTCATCACCCCCACCGGCGTCAGCTACGGCGAGATCGCCGCCCTGCTGCGCGAACACGGCGGCACCCTGCTCGAAAGCGTGGAACCCTTCGACGTGTTCACCGGCGAGCAGATCGGCGCGGGCAACCGTTCCGTCGCCGTGCGCCTCGTCTTCCGCGGGGATAGGACCCTCACCGACGCCGAGGTGGACCCCGTCATGGACGCCCTGATGACCGCCGTCCGCGCGCAGGGCTGGAATATCCGCGAGAAGTAA
- a CDS encoding NUDIX domain-containing protein, whose product MRARAVAIILNDHHEVLLMLRRKAGRAYATLPGGGIEDGETPAQACIREVLEEVNLTVTVGPELLVLENIGNLEHYFRAQVQSGEMRLGDGPEAIRSSDENWYSPQWVPLTQLDAVNLVPERARELVREVAHGPLTPTPLPTGEGLTES is encoded by the coding sequence GTGAGAGCCCGCGCCGTCGCCATCATCCTCAATGATCATCACGAAGTCCTGCTCATGCTCCGGCGCAAGGCGGGCCGCGCATACGCCACGTTGCCCGGCGGTGGCATCGAGGACGGCGAGACGCCCGCACAGGCCTGCATCCGTGAGGTACTGGAGGAAGTGAACCTGACCGTCACCGTCGGCCCCGAACTCCTCGTGCTGGAGAACATCGGCAACCTGGAGCACTACTTCCGGGCGCAGGTGCAGTCCGGCGAGATGCGCCTCGGCGACGGCCCGGAAGCCATCCGCAGCAGCGACGAGAACTGGTACTCGCCGCAGTGGGTGCCCCTCACGCAGCTCGACGCCGTGAACCTCGTGCCCGAGCGGGCGCGGGAACTGGTGCGCGAGGTGGCGCACGGACCCCTCACCCCAACCCCTCTCCCCACGGGAGAGGGCCTGACAGAAAGCTGA
- the pheS gene encoding phenylalanine--tRNA ligase subunit alpha has translation MQHEAIQAIQAATTLEALQTVKTRYVGKSGLVTRELGSLGKLPPEERKARGAEINAVRQAIQDALDEREATLKREALDAQLASEVIDVTLPGLPLPAGGLHPINRVYDDLTGIYERLGYTVVEGPEVEDEHHNFEALNVPWYHPARDLQDTFWLEDGRLLRTHTSPMQIRYMVNHEPDLKIVVRGKVYRYEATDATHESMFHQLEGLVVGDHISMADLKGTIAEMARGLYGPGAKVRFQPSYYPFVEPGADFAVYWDNPRGESKWLELGGCGMVHPSVFKAVDDLREAQGKERVYEGKTGFAFGLGPERIAMLKYKIPDIRYFYANDPRVIGQFRGELE, from the coding sequence ATGCAACACGAAGCCATCCAGGCCATCCAGGCGGCCACCACCCTCGAAGCGCTCCAGACCGTCAAGACCAGGTACGTCGGCAAGAGCGGCCTCGTCACCCGCGAACTCGGCTCCCTGGGCAAACTGCCCCCTGAGGAACGCAAGGCACGCGGCGCCGAGATCAACGCCGTCCGGCAGGCCATCCAGGACGCCCTGGATGAACGCGAAGCCACCCTGAAGCGCGAAGCCCTCGACGCCCAGCTGGCCAGCGAAGTCATCGACGTCACCCTCCCCGGCCTGCCGCTCCCCGCAGGCGGCCTGCACCCCATCAACCGCGTCTACGACGACCTGACCGGCATCTACGAACGCCTCGGGTACACGGTCGTCGAGGGACCCGAAGTCGAAGACGAACACCACAACTTCGAAGCCCTCAACGTCCCCTGGTACCACCCCGCCCGCGACCTCCAGGACACCTTCTGGCTTGAGGACGGCCGCCTGCTGCGCACCCACACCAGCCCCATGCAGATCCGCTACATGGTCAATCACGAACCCGACCTGAAAATCGTCGTGCGCGGCAAGGTCTACCGCTACGAAGCCACCGACGCCACCCACGAAAGCATGTTCCACCAGCTCGAAGGCCTCGTGGTGGGCGACCACATCAGCATGGCCGACTTGAAAGGCACCATCGCCGAAATGGCCCGCGGCCTCTACGGCCCCGGCGCCAAAGTCCGCTTCCAGCCCAGCTACTACCCCTTCGTGGAACCCGGCGCCGACTTCGCCGTGTACTGGGACAACCCCCGCGGCGAAAGCAAATGGCTCGAACTCGGCGGGTGCGGCATGGTCCACCCCAGCGTCTTCAAAGCCGTCGACGACCTCCGCGAAGCCCAGGGCAAGGAGCGCGTGTACGAAGGCAAGACCGGCTTCGCGTTCGGCCTCGGCCCGGAACGCATCGCCATGCTCAAGTACAAGATCCCCGACATCCGCTACTTCTACGCCAACGACCCCCGCGTGATCGGGCAGTTCCGGGGAGAGCTGGAGTGA